In Nostoc sp. UHCC 0926, a single genomic region encodes these proteins:
- the hflX gene encoding GTPase HflX produces METIFGNLQGLKSSQLKQLQRLYHQRIPGDRITTPEFSQRLAAISTEVNQPVCAYINRRGQVIRVGVGTPRQTQIPPLELPRYGAERLSGIRCIATHLKPEPPNEAALTAMALQRLDALVVLNITGTGFTRRGGGSTGYVKEAYLAHLTPQESRTLITSPAAPKVGESQIQSPSWNISPPLDLDDLADQDLVDLVENLEAEFQREFIAQEVDADHDRVLIVGLMTSEMTPLQFQDNLLELARLVDTAGGDVLQTIQQKRSRIHPQTVVGEGKVQEIALTAQTLGVNLVVFDRDLSPSQVRNLEMQIGIRVVDRTEVILDIFAQRAQSRAGKLQVELAQLEYMQPRLAGRGRTMSRLGGGIGTRGPGETKLETERRAIGQRISRLQKEVDQLQAHRSRLRQRRQHREVPSVALVGYTNAGKSTLLNALTNAEVYTADQLFATLDPTTRRLVIPHGEADKPQGILITDTVGFIHELPASLMDAFRATLEEVTEADALLHLVDLSHPAWLRHIRSVREILAQMPITPGPALVVFNKIDQADSETLALAREEFPLAVFISASQRLGLETLRHRLAQLIEYAVDCG; encoded by the coding sequence ATAGAGACTATTTTTGGAAATCTCCAAGGTTTGAAGTCCAGCCAGCTGAAACAACTACAGCGGCTGTATCACCAGCGCATACCAGGCGATCGCATCACCACGCCTGAGTTTTCCCAGCGTCTGGCAGCAATTAGCACAGAAGTCAATCAGCCTGTGTGCGCCTACATCAACCGTCGCGGACAAGTGATTCGCGTCGGGGTAGGTACACCGCGTCAAACGCAAATACCACCGCTGGAATTGCCCCGTTACGGTGCAGAACGACTCAGCGGTATTCGTTGTATTGCCACACATCTGAAGCCAGAACCGCCAAATGAGGCGGCGCTCACGGCTATGGCACTACAACGCTTAGATGCCCTAGTTGTCCTAAACATTACCGGAACGGGATTTACACGGCGGGGAGGCGGTTCGACTGGGTATGTCAAAGAAGCTTATCTAGCTCATCTGACACCCCAAGAATCTCGCACCCTGATTACTAGTCCTGCTGCTCCCAAGGTAGGAGAAAGCCAAATCCAATCTCCAAGTTGGAATATATCGCCACCTCTGGACTTGGATGATCTGGCAGACCAGGATTTAGTAGACTTGGTAGAAAATCTGGAAGCGGAATTCCAGCGGGAATTTATCGCCCAGGAAGTAGATGCTGACCACGATCGCGTGCTGATTGTGGGGCTGATGACCAGTGAGATGACTCCCCTACAATTCCAGGACAACCTATTGGAATTGGCACGTTTAGTTGATACCGCTGGGGGAGATGTATTACAGACAATACAACAAAAGCGATCGCGCATTCATCCCCAGACAGTAGTTGGCGAAGGTAAGGTGCAAGAAATTGCCCTAACTGCCCAAACTCTAGGAGTTAATCTCGTCGTCTTTGACCGCGACCTCTCACCCTCCCAAGTCCGCAACTTAGAAATGCAAATTGGTATCCGGGTGGTTGACCGCACCGAAGTGATTTTGGATATCTTTGCCCAACGCGCTCAGTCCCGTGCTGGTAAATTGCAAGTAGAACTAGCACAGTTAGAATACATGCAGCCGCGACTGGCTGGTAGAGGTCGCACCATGTCCCGATTAGGTGGTGGTATTGGGACTCGTGGCCCTGGTGAAACCAAACTGGAAACTGAACGCCGTGCCATTGGGCAGCGCATATCCCGACTGCAAAAAGAAGTCGATCAGTTGCAGGCCCATCGTTCGCGGTTACGGCAGCGACGACAGCATCGGGAAGTTCCCTCAGTGGCTTTGGTTGGATATACCAACGCTGGCAAGTCCACTTTGCTGAATGCTCTCACGAATGCAGAAGTTTATACAGCCGACCAGCTATTTGCCACTCTCGATCCCACCACGCGCCGCCTAGTAATTCCTCATGGCGAAGCTGATAAACCTCAGGGAATTCTGATTACAGATACGGTAGGGTTTATACATGAACTTCCTGCATCGTTAATGGATGCCTTCCGCGCCACCTTGGAGGAAGTCACAGAAGCCGATGCTCTACTACATTTGGTGGATTTGTCTCACCCGGCTTGGTTGCGTCATATTCGCTCAGTTAGGGAAATCTTGGCGCAAATGCCAATAACTCCAGGCCCGGCACTGGTTGTTTTTAATAAGATTGATCAAGCCGATAGTGAGACACTGGCTCTAGCTAGAGAAGAATTTCCCTTAGCGGTGTTTATTTCTGCGAGTCAGCGTTTGGGATTAGAAACCCTACGTCACCGCCTTGCCCAGTTAATTGAATATGCCGTTGACTGTGGGTAA
- the grxC gene encoding glutaredoxin 3: MAANVEIYTWRTCPFCVRAKSLLNNKGVEFIEYSIDGDEVARNKMAQRANGRRSLPQIFINDEHIGGCDDIHALDRQGKLDELLTSSNSV; encoded by the coding sequence ATGGCTGCAAACGTAGAAATTTACACTTGGAGGACTTGCCCTTTTTGCGTCCGTGCCAAAAGTTTGCTGAACAATAAGGGGGTTGAATTTATCGAATACAGCATTGACGGAGATGAGGTAGCCAGAAATAAAATGGCTCAAAGAGCAAATGGACGCCGTTCTTTACCGCAAATTTTCATCAATGATGAACATATTGGTGGTTGTGATGATATCCACGCTTTAGACCGTCAAGGCAAGCTCGATGAGCTACTAACTTCTAGCAATAGCGTCTAG
- the gshB gene encoding glutathione synthase, with amino-acid sequence MKLAFIIDPIHQLDPCHDTSVALIEAAQILGHEVWVTQGNLLSVVDSKAWAVLQRVEVIPVQLVEGRWIAANPWYKLSDSSFTSLETMDTVFIRTDPPVNDSYLYATYILDYIDQNKTLVINSPSGIRGANEKMYALQFTKAIPETIVSADKQFIRQFVEAKGAAVLKPLGNKAGEGILFLQSGDRNFNSIVELSTLQGRVPVMVQTYLPEAKEGDKRIILLNGEPIGALNRLSSGTDFRNNMATGGTVAQTEITPREDEICTQVAERLRQDGLIFVGIDVIGGYLTEVNVTSPTGIREIDRLDGTHLGHQVIQWIEQTLKSKK; translated from the coding sequence GTGAAACTGGCTTTTATCATTGATCCCATCCATCAGCTTGACCCGTGTCATGATACCAGTGTTGCCCTGATTGAAGCAGCGCAAATCTTGGGACACGAAGTCTGGGTAACTCAGGGAAACCTGCTGAGTGTGGTGGATAGCAAAGCTTGGGCTGTACTACAGCGAGTTGAAGTTATACCAGTGCAGTTGGTAGAGGGACGCTGGATAGCGGCAAATCCTTGGTATAAGTTGAGCGATTCCTCCTTTACTTCTTTAGAGACAATGGACACCGTATTTATACGGACAGATCCACCAGTCAATGATTCCTATCTCTATGCCACCTACATTCTGGATTACATTGACCAAAATAAAACCCTGGTGATTAACAGTCCCAGTGGCATCCGAGGGGCAAATGAAAAAATGTATGCCCTCCAGTTTACCAAAGCGATTCCAGAAACGATTGTCAGTGCTGATAAGCAGTTTATCCGGCAATTTGTGGAAGCAAAGGGAGCTGCGGTTCTCAAACCACTGGGTAACAAAGCTGGGGAAGGAATTTTATTTTTGCAATCAGGCGATCGCAATTTTAACTCCATTGTCGAACTCAGTACCCTCCAAGGTCGAGTGCCAGTAATGGTGCAGACCTATCTACCGGAGGCAAAAGAAGGAGATAAGCGAATTATCCTGCTGAATGGCGAACCGATTGGTGCGCTCAATCGCCTCTCTAGCGGAACTGATTTTCGCAATAATATGGCAACTGGTGGTACAGTGGCTCAAACCGAAATTACCCCAAGAGAGGATGAAATTTGTACCCAAGTAGCTGAACGCTTACGCCAAGATGGCTTAATTTTTGTAGGTATTGACGTTATTGGTGGCTACCTAACTGAAGTTAACGTCACTAGTCCTACCGGAATTCGTGAGATTGATCGCCTAGATGGTACTCACCTTGGTCATCAGGTTATTCAATGGATTGAACAGACACTAAAAAGCAAAAAATAA
- the ftsZ gene encoding cell division protein FtsZ, whose amino-acid sequence MTLDNNQGLTYKNAQSTGQPGFSLAVNSTNPFNNSGVNFGPNHENKKIFAENSRIGEIVPGRVANIKVIGVGGGGGNAVNRMIESDVSGVEFWSINTDAQALTLAGAPSRLQIGQKLTRGLGAGGNPAIGQKAAEESRDEIATALEGADLVFITAGMGGGTGTGAAPIVAEVAKEMGALTVGVVTRPFVFEGRRRTSQAEQGIEGLKSRVDTLIIIPNNKLLEVIPEQTPVQEAFRYADDVLRQGVQGISDIITIPGLVNVDFADVRAVMADAGSALMGIGVSSGKSRAREAAIAAISSPLLECSIEGARGVVFNITGGTDLTLHEVNAAAEAIYEVVDPNANIIFGAVIDDRLQGEVRITVIATGFTGEVQAVPQQSVANVRVAPNTSKRPTTQQPPVNPPTSTPTPTPTPTPTPTPEPKEKPGLDIPDFLRNRRTPRN is encoded by the coding sequence ATGACACTTGATAATAACCAAGGACTTACCTATAAAAATGCCCAATCTACGGGACAGCCGGGGTTCTCGCTGGCAGTTAACTCGACCAATCCCTTTAATAACTCTGGGGTGAACTTTGGACCAAATCACGAAAATAAGAAGATTTTTGCGGAAAATAGCCGAATTGGCGAGATTGTTCCTGGTCGGGTTGCCAACATCAAAGTAATTGGTGTAGGTGGTGGCGGTGGTAATGCCGTTAACCGCATGATCGAATCTGATGTCTCTGGGGTAGAGTTTTGGTCAATTAATACTGATGCCCAAGCATTAACTTTGGCAGGCGCTCCTAGTAGATTGCAAATTGGACAGAAGCTAACGCGGGGTTTAGGAGCAGGTGGTAATCCTGCGATTGGTCAAAAGGCAGCTGAGGAATCACGAGACGAAATTGCTACAGCTTTAGAGGGAGCAGACCTAGTATTTATCACCGCTGGTATGGGGGGTGGCACTGGGACAGGTGCAGCCCCGATTGTGGCAGAAGTAGCAAAAGAAATGGGCGCTCTCACTGTTGGTGTAGTCACACGTCCATTTGTCTTTGAGGGACGCCGCCGCACCAGCCAAGCGGAACAAGGTATCGAAGGACTAAAGAGTAGAGTAGATACACTGATCATTATCCCCAACAACAAACTACTGGAAGTGATCCCCGAACAAACGCCTGTACAAGAAGCTTTTCGCTATGCAGATGATGTACTGCGTCAAGGGGTGCAAGGTATTTCTGATATCATCACGATCCCCGGCTTGGTAAACGTTGACTTTGCTGATGTCCGAGCTGTGATGGCAGATGCGGGATCGGCATTGATGGGAATTGGCGTTAGCTCTGGTAAATCTAGAGCCAGAGAAGCTGCGATCGCAGCTATTTCTTCGCCGTTACTAGAATGTTCTATTGAAGGTGCTAGAGGTGTTGTCTTTAATATTACAGGTGGTACTGACCTGACTTTGCATGAAGTGAATGCAGCCGCAGAAGCAATCTATGAAGTAGTTGATCCCAACGCCAATATTATTTTTGGGGCCGTAATTGATGACAGACTCCAAGGTGAGGTAAGAATTACTGTAATTGCTACTGGATTTACAGGTGAAGTGCAAGCTGTACCACAACAAAGCGTGGCTAACGTTCGAGTAGCACCTAATACCTCGAAGCGACCAACAACACAGCAACCCCCAGTTAATCCCCCAACCTCAACTCCAACTCCAACTCCAACTCCAACTCCAACTCCAACTCCAGAACCAAAAGAAAAACCTGGATTGGATATACCTGACTTCTTGAGAAACCGACGAACACCACGGAATTAA
- a CDS encoding cell division protein FtsQ/DivIB: protein MAGIISVSRTDLAQRRQKLRRQRQMRIIQAIWRTFAITGLAGGLLWVAVQPVWVLKTPKQIVMKSGNQLLSDETTQSLLVLSYPQSLWRIEPGAIANSLKKQPTIAQAIVRRRLFPPGLIIEIQERVPVAVTQTPNVQNQGTSNKKVIIGLLDASGVWMPLEKYTSLNPTRKLPNLRVIGLPKQYCLYWTQLHQAVSQSSVKVMEIDCQNPTNLILKTELGNVHLGVPGPQLSEQIKVLAQMRHLTAKLNSGQIEYIDLKNPEFPLVQMNQKDQKLTPKIPKNI from the coding sequence ATGGCTGGCATAATATCAGTTTCCCGCACGGATCTAGCCCAGCGTCGTCAGAAATTACGTCGGCAGCGGCAGATGAGAATTATTCAGGCTATTTGGCGAACCTTTGCCATTACCGGTTTGGCGGGTGGATTGCTGTGGGTGGCAGTTCAACCAGTGTGGGTGCTAAAAACTCCCAAACAAATAGTGATGAAATCAGGCAATCAATTACTGTCGGATGAGACAACTCAGTCACTGTTGGTGCTATCTTACCCCCAGTCTTTGTGGCGGATTGAACCGGGAGCGATCGCTAACTCTTTAAAAAAACAACCAACTATTGCCCAAGCGATCGTTAGACGCCGCCTCTTTCCTCCTGGATTAATCATCGAAATCCAAGAACGAGTCCCTGTAGCGGTGACTCAAACACCAAATGTGCAAAATCAGGGTACTAGCAACAAAAAAGTCATAATCGGCTTACTAGATGCAAGTGGGGTCTGGATGCCTTTAGAAAAATACACATCACTGAATCCCACAAGGAAATTACCCAATCTCAGAGTAATTGGATTACCAAAACAATACTGTCTCTACTGGACTCAGCTTCATCAAGCTGTCAGCCAAAGTTCTGTGAAAGTGATGGAAATTGATTGCCAAAATCCAACGAATTTAATTTTGAAAACAGAACTAGGAAATGTGCATCTCGGCGTTCCAGGTCCCCAGTTGTCTGAACAAATTAAGGTACTCGCCCAAATGCGCCATTTAACAGCAAAACTCAATTCTGGCCAAATAGAGTATATTGATCTGAAAAATCCGGAATTTCCATTAGTACAGATGAACCAAAAAGACCAAAAATTAACTCCTAAAATCCCTAAAAACATCTAG
- a CDS encoding P-loop NTPase fold protein — translation MKTTLNLSRFYKACNPSYTLNISNVLDRQYYIDFADVRGCKIVEELQRTICRISPDEPTCQLFTGHIGCGKSTELQRLKTELELAGFHVVYFESSQDLDMADIDVSDILLSVARQVSASLEGISIKFKPGYFTNLFKEVGDFLQSPIELSGQAELSLGIAKITAKTKDSTQMRNQLRQYLEPRTSSILQAINEEILEKAIEQLKLRGQKGLVVIVDNLDRVDMRPLASGRSQPEYLFIDRGEQLRRLKCHLVYTIPLTLIFSNEYETLKNRLGGGIAPKVLPMVLVRQRDGSDYEPGMSLVRQLVLARAFPEVPLNGRLLLITELFDHSQTLDRLCRVSGGHIRNLLGLLYSCLQRQDPPFSRDCLEAVIKDYRDDLLLAIDESQWELLFEVVQQQRVKGESDYQSLLRSMYLFEYRDPLGRWFGISPALAETEKVLAWQQNK, via the coding sequence ATGAAAACGACATTAAATTTGTCACGTTTTTATAAAGCATGTAATCCAAGCTACACGCTGAATATAAGTAACGTGCTAGATCGCCAGTATTACATAGATTTTGCTGATGTCCGTGGTTGCAAAATTGTCGAAGAATTGCAGCGGACTATCTGCCGGATTTCTCCTGATGAGCCAACCTGCCAGTTATTTACGGGTCACATTGGCTGCGGTAAGTCAACGGAATTGCAGCGCCTGAAGACAGAACTAGAATTGGCGGGATTTCATGTGGTTTATTTTGAGTCCAGTCAAGACTTAGACATGGCAGATATTGATGTCAGCGATATTTTGCTGAGTGTAGCCCGTCAAGTCAGTGCCAGTTTAGAAGGGATTAGCATCAAATTCAAACCTGGTTATTTTACTAATTTGTTTAAAGAAGTAGGCGATTTTTTGCAAAGCCCCATAGAGCTTTCTGGACAAGCAGAATTGTCCTTGGGTATTGCCAAAATTACCGCTAAAACCAAAGATAGCACCCAGATGCGGAATCAACTGAGGCAATATCTGGAACCACGTACCAGTAGTATTTTGCAAGCGATTAATGAAGAAATTTTAGAAAAGGCTATTGAACAGCTAAAGCTACGGGGTCAAAAAGGACTGGTAGTGATTGTAGATAACTTGGATCGAGTGGATATGCGTCCTTTAGCATCGGGGCGATCGCAACCCGAATATCTCTTCATCGACCGAGGTGAACAGTTACGCCGACTCAAATGCCACCTAGTTTACACCATTCCCCTGACGTTAATTTTCTCCAATGAGTACGAGACACTAAAAAATCGCCTAGGGGGAGGGATTGCGCCAAAAGTACTGCCGATGGTATTAGTGCGACAAAGAGATGGCAGTGATTATGAACCAGGGATGTCACTAGTGCGCCAGTTAGTCTTAGCAAGAGCTTTTCCAGAAGTTCCTTTGAATGGAAGGCTTTTATTAATTACAGAATTATTCGATCACTCTCAAACCTTAGATCGTCTATGTCGCGTTAGCGGTGGCCATATTCGTAATTTATTGGGTTTACTTTATAGCTGCCTGCAACGACAAGATCCACCTTTTTCTAGGGACTGCTTAGAAGCCGTGATTAAGGACTACCGCGACGATCTGCTATTAGCTATTGATGAATCCCAGTGGGAATTATTGTTTGAAGTAGTGCAGCAGCAGAGAGTTAAAGGTGAGTCTGACTACCAGAGCTTACTACGAAGCATGTATCTGTTTGAATATCGTGATCCTCTGGGGCGCTGGTTTGGCATCAGTCCAGCCTTAGCAGAAACAGAAAAAGTCCTTGCTTGGCAACAAAATAAGTAA